One Plantibacter sp. Leaf314 DNA segment encodes these proteins:
- a CDS encoding DUF3105 domain-containing protein → MTPAADRPKNAPVPPAVKQQSAKQEREAQRQAKVAAFKQAQKRKNRNRRIGVWAGVVGGVAVIAVLITSVILTLPKNASYPGGGTGTGADIAGVELFTNTSEHVEGTVDYPQNPPAGGPHNQYWLNCGVYTEEQTNENAVHSLEHGAIWVTYDPSISDAELTKLKELLPTTYVVLSPKSDLPSPIVLSGWNSQLQVNNASDSRIADFFEEFWKSNNVPEPGAACTGAIDGPGKV, encoded by the coding sequence GTGACCCCCGCAGCAGACCGCCCCAAGAACGCTCCCGTCCCGCCCGCCGTCAAGCAGCAGAGCGCGAAACAGGAACGCGAGGCCCAGCGCCAGGCGAAGGTCGCCGCGTTCAAGCAGGCGCAGAAGCGCAAGAACCGCAACCGTCGCATCGGTGTCTGGGCCGGCGTCGTCGGCGGCGTGGCCGTGATCGCGGTCCTCATCACGAGCGTCATCCTCACCCTGCCGAAGAACGCCAGCTACCCGGGCGGTGGCACCGGCACGGGAGCCGACATCGCCGGCGTCGAACTGTTCACGAACACCTCCGAGCACGTCGAAGGCACCGTCGACTACCCGCAGAACCCGCCGGCCGGCGGCCCGCACAACCAGTACTGGCTGAACTGCGGTGTCTACACCGAGGAGCAGACCAACGAGAACGCGGTCCACTCCCTCGAACACGGCGCGATCTGGGTCACCTACGACCCGTCCATCAGCGACGCCGAGCTCACGAAGCTCAAGGAGCTGCTCCCGACCACGTACGTCGTGCTGTCGCCGAAGTCCGACCTCCCCTCCCCGATCGTGCTGAGCGGCTGGAACTCGCAGCTGCAGGTGAACAACGCGAGCGACTCGCGCATCGCCGACTTCTTCGAGGAGTTCTGGAAGAGCAACAACGTCCCGGAGCCCGGCGCGGCCTGCACGGGCGCGATCGACGGACCCGGCAAGGTCTGA
- a CDS encoding DUF305 domain-containing protein, with protein sequence MTTEPSAAVPPDGIEDDGVVSDEELAAFDAEQASGGSSRTRIVIAAMAIVAIVVAAAIGFSVGRLSTLADPTPTTTSAEAGFSRDMQVHHNQGVELAMIIRDRTDAVDVRTLAYDIATTQAQQSGQLYDWLVQWNLPQGSRQPDMTWMTLPTLAGASGHAHGGDSSTPGTSHTPGDPMPGLATPAQIDQLTASSGLEAERLFLTLMIAHHRGAVEMAEALQPRTTNANALAFASAVIASQQAEIDLMTRMLDDRGGPVPLAD encoded by the coding sequence GTGACGACCGAGCCCTCCGCAGCAGTCCCGCCGGACGGGATCGAGGACGACGGCGTCGTCAGCGACGAGGAGCTCGCCGCGTTCGACGCCGAGCAGGCCTCGGGGGGCTCGAGCCGCACCCGCATCGTCATCGCGGCGATGGCGATCGTCGCGATCGTGGTCGCCGCGGCCATCGGGTTCTCCGTGGGCCGGCTGAGCACGCTCGCCGATCCGACCCCCACGACGACGAGCGCGGAGGCCGGCTTCTCGCGCGACATGCAGGTGCACCACAACCAGGGTGTCGAGCTCGCCATGATCATCCGCGATCGGACGGACGCCGTGGACGTCCGCACCCTCGCGTACGACATCGCGACCACGCAGGCCCAGCAGTCCGGGCAGCTCTACGACTGGCTCGTGCAGTGGAACCTGCCGCAGGGCTCACGCCAGCCGGACATGACCTGGATGACGCTCCCCACGCTCGCGGGCGCCAGCGGCCACGCCCACGGCGGTGACTCGTCGACGCCCGGCACGAGTCACACCCCTGGCGATCCGATGCCCGGCCTCGCCACGCCGGCGCAGATCGACCAGCTCACGGCGTCGTCGGGTCTCGAGGCCGAGCGGCTGTTCCTCACCCTGATGATCGCCCACCACCGTGGCGCGGTCGAGATGGCGGAGGCGCTGCAGCCGCGGACCACGAACGCGAACGCCCTCGCGTTCGCCAGTGCGGTCATCGCGAGTCAGCAGGCCGAGATCGACCTCATGACCCGCATGCTCGACGACCGCGGAGGCCCGGTCCCCCTCGCCGACTGA
- a CDS encoding antitoxin, protein MGIEDITKKAQEFLNDNKVKDALTSQQAEDISDKLLGGVADAAKKVTGGKFDEQIDGARDAADKAVGTE, encoded by the coding sequence ATGGGAATCGAAGACATCACCAAGAAGGCTCAGGAGTTCCTGAACGACAACAAGGTCAAGGACGCCCTCACGAGCCAGCAGGCCGAGGACATCAGCGACAAACTGCTCGGCGGCGTCGCCGACGCGGCGAAGAAGGTCACCGGCGGCAAGTTCGACGAGCAGATCGACGGCGCCCGTGACGCGGCCGACAAGGCCGTCGGCACGGAGTAG